One genomic segment of Amycolatopsis sp. WQ 127309 includes these proteins:
- a CDS encoding glycosyl hydrolase family 18 protein — protein MSRKRWHLLGLFTAVGAIAVGLVTVPASAAGGVGASFTKGSDWSTGYEGKYTIANGSGSTLAAWTVEFDLPSGAKIASLWDGSYTAAGQHVTVKNTWNGNVGNGASVSFGFNVSYSGTYSAPANCKLNGGSCDAGGGTPTTTPTTPTQPTTTPTTPTTPPTTTTTTPPPQGGLKNVGYFVQWGVYGRNYHVKNIETSGSASKLTHINYSFGNVKNGQCTANDDPYADYQKTYDAAGSVDGVADTWDQPVAGNFNQLRKLKKLHPGLKVIWSFGGWTYSGGFGQAAQNPAAFAQSCYNLLKDPRWADIWDGIDIDWEYPNSCGLSCDTSGAAAYKNLLSALRSKFGSSFLVTSAITADGSNGGKLDVADYAGAAASVDWFNVMTYDYFGAWAPQGPTAPHSPLTNFTGIPTPGFYSDAAIQKLKSKGVPSSKLLLGIGFYGRGWTGVTQSTPGGTATGAAPGTYEAGIEDYKVLKNSCPSTGTFAGTAYAKCGSNWWSYDTPATIGGKMSYAKQQGLGGAFFWELTGDTTNGELISAIKNGLS, from the coding sequence ATGTCCAGAAAGAGATGGCACCTCCTCGGTCTGTTCACCGCGGTCGGCGCGATCGCGGTCGGCCTGGTCACCGTGCCGGCCAGCGCGGCCGGCGGTGTCGGCGCCAGTTTCACCAAGGGCTCCGACTGGAGCACCGGCTACGAAGGCAAGTACACGATCGCCAACGGCTCCGGCTCGACGCTGGCCGCGTGGACGGTCGAGTTCGACCTCCCGTCCGGCGCGAAGATCGCGTCGCTCTGGGACGGCAGCTACACCGCGGCCGGCCAGCACGTCACCGTCAAGAACACCTGGAACGGCAACGTCGGCAACGGCGCGAGCGTCAGCTTCGGCTTCAACGTCAGCTACTCCGGCACCTACTCGGCGCCGGCGAACTGCAAGCTGAACGGCGGCTCCTGTGACGCCGGCGGTGGCACCCCGACCACCACGCCGACGACCCCGACGCAGCCGACCACGACGCCGACCACTCCGACCACGCCGCCGACGACGACCACCACCACGCCGCCCCCGCAGGGCGGCCTGAAGAACGTCGGCTACTTCGTGCAGTGGGGCGTCTACGGGCGCAACTACCACGTCAAGAACATCGAGACCTCGGGTTCGGCGAGCAAGCTGACCCACATCAACTACTCGTTCGGCAACGTCAAGAACGGCCAGTGCACGGCCAACGACGACCCGTACGCCGACTACCAGAAGACCTACGACGCCGCGGGCAGTGTCGACGGCGTCGCCGACACCTGGGACCAGCCGGTGGCCGGCAACTTCAACCAGCTGCGCAAGCTGAAGAAGCTGCACCCCGGGCTCAAGGTGATCTGGTCGTTCGGCGGCTGGACGTACTCCGGTGGCTTCGGTCAGGCCGCGCAGAACCCGGCCGCGTTCGCGCAGTCCTGCTACAACCTGCTGAAGGACCCGCGCTGGGCCGACATCTGGGACGGCATCGACATCGACTGGGAGTACCCCAACTCGTGCGGCCTGAGCTGTGACACCAGCGGTGCCGCGGCCTACAAGAACCTGCTGTCCGCGCTGCGGTCCAAGTTCGGCTCGTCGTTCCTGGTCACCTCGGCCATCACGGCGGACGGCAGCAACGGCGGCAAGCTCGACGTCGCCGACTACGCCGGTGCCGCGGCGTCCGTCGACTGGTTCAACGTCATGACCTACGACTACTTCGGCGCCTGGGCGCCGCAGGGTCCGACGGCGCCGCACTCGCCGCTCACCAACTTCACGGGCATCCCGACGCCGGGCTTCTACTCCGACGCCGCGATCCAGAAGCTGAAGAGCAAGGGCGTCCCGTCGAGCAAGCTGTTGCTGGGCATCGGGTTCTACGGCCGCGGCTGGACCGGCGTCACGCAGAGCACGCCGGGTGGCACCGCGACCGGCGCCGCGCCCGGCACGTACGAGGCGGGCATCGAGGACTACAAGGTCCTGAAGAACAGCTGCCCGTCGACCGGCACGTTCGCCGGCACCGCGTACGCCAAGTGCGGCAGCAACTGGTGGAGCTACGACACCCCGGCGACCATCGGCGGCAAGATGTCCTACGCCAAGCAGCAGGGCCTCGGCGGCGCCTTCTTCTGGGAGCTGACCGGTGACACCACCAACGGCGAGCTGATCAGCGCGATCAAGAACGGCCTGTCTTGA
- a CDS encoding cellulose binding domain-containing protein — MRSRWLSALGLAAAAATVGAVFVIAPANAAGGVSATFAKGSDWGTGYEGKYTIANGSGSTLPTWTVEFDLPGGAKIASLWDGSYTAAGQHVTVKNTWNGNVGNGGSASFGFNVTYSGAYSAPANCKLNGGACTAGGTTPTTTPTTPPTTTPPPTTTPPNQPGGRGAPYLYMGWGNPPNPQTVMNATGVKWFTMAFVNASGGCNPAWDSSRPLSGSADATAIAQIKAAGGQVVPSFGGWSGNKLGPNCSTPAALAGAYQQVINAYGLKAIDIDIENSDEFENEAVQDRILNALKIVKQNNPGIQTILTFGTSTTGPNYYGNRLIDQSKALGAGVDIYTIMPFDFGGGANMYASTTGAANGLRDKLKSTFGWNDATAYNHLGISGMNGLSDQQELTDLSTWTQITNWAKTNKIGRLAFWSVNRDRGCPGGGVQAACSGIAQNDWDFTRVTAGF; from the coding sequence TTGAGAAGCCGCTGGTTGTCCGCACTCGGGCTGGCGGCCGCGGCCGCCACGGTCGGTGCCGTGTTCGTGATCGCTCCGGCGAACGCGGCGGGCGGCGTGTCCGCGACCTTCGCGAAGGGCTCCGACTGGGGCACCGGCTACGAGGGCAAGTACACGATCGCCAACGGCTCGGGCTCGACGCTGCCGACGTGGACGGTGGAGTTCGACCTGCCGGGCGGCGCGAAGATCGCGTCGCTGTGGGACGGCAGCTACACGGCGGCCGGCCAGCACGTCACGGTCAAGAACACGTGGAACGGCAACGTCGGCAACGGCGGTAGCGCGAGCTTCGGGTTCAACGTGACGTACTCGGGCGCGTACTCCGCTCCGGCGAACTGCAAGCTCAACGGCGGCGCGTGCACGGCCGGGGGCACCACCCCGACGACCACGCCCACCACCCCGCCCACGACGACACCGCCGCCGACCACCACGCCCCCGAACCAGCCGGGTGGCCGCGGCGCGCCGTACCTCTACATGGGCTGGGGCAACCCGCCGAACCCGCAGACGGTGATGAACGCGACCGGCGTCAAGTGGTTCACCATGGCGTTCGTCAACGCCTCCGGTGGCTGCAACCCGGCGTGGGACAGCAGCCGTCCGCTGAGCGGCAGCGCGGACGCGACCGCGATCGCGCAGATCAAGGCGGCGGGTGGCCAGGTCGTGCCGTCGTTCGGCGGCTGGAGCGGCAACAAGCTCGGCCCGAACTGCTCGACGCCGGCCGCGCTGGCCGGCGCCTACCAGCAGGTCATCAACGCGTACGGCCTCAAGGCGATCGACATCGACATCGAGAACTCCGACGAGTTCGAGAACGAGGCCGTGCAGGACCGCATCCTGAACGCGCTGAAGATCGTGAAGCAGAACAACCCCGGGATCCAGACGATCCTGACCTTCGGCACCTCGACGACCGGCCCGAACTACTACGGCAACCGGCTCATCGACCAGTCGAAGGCGCTGGGCGCCGGGGTCGACATCTACACGATCATGCCGTTCGACTTCGGCGGCGGCGCCAACATGTACGCCAGCACGACCGGCGCGGCGAACGGCTTGCGGGACAAGCTGAAGTCGACGTTCGGGTGGAACGACGCCACGGCGTACAACCACCTCGGCATCTCGGGCATGAACGGCCTGTCCGACCAGCAGGAGCTGACCGATCTCTCGACGTGGACCCAGATCACGAACTGGGCCAAGACGAACAAGATCGGCCGCCTGGCGTTCTGGTCGGTCAACCGCGACCGCGGTTGCCCCGGCGGCGGTGTGCAGGCG